One stretch of Akkermansia sp. RCC_12PD DNA includes these proteins:
- a CDS encoding methyltransferase domain-containing protein, whose protein sequence is MKTYLEQQYLKENMMGPNAITLLRELSCQIPLEPSMRVLDLGCGRGLTSAYLADTFGVQVFALDLWIPATENYLRFRELGLDSRIIPLHGDAWNMPFAEEYFDAVVSIDSYHYFGRDEKYMDSRLAPLVKRGGLIALALPGLKKELTGGLPPEMVLSWTEEDMETIRSAGWWAELLSKSREVELLSVREMDSFDECWADWLACDNSYAVGDRRAMEAGAGKYMNFISVVCRRK, encoded by the coding sequence TTGAAAACATACCTTGAACAGCAATATTTGAAGGAGAACATGATGGGGCCCAACGCCATCACTCTTCTCAGGGAGTTGAGCTGCCAGATCCCCCTTGAGCCTTCCATGCGCGTGCTTGACCTGGGATGCGGCCGCGGGCTGACGTCCGCGTATCTGGCAGATACGTTCGGAGTCCAGGTTTTTGCCCTGGATTTGTGGATTCCGGCCACGGAGAATTATCTCCGTTTCCGGGAGCTTGGACTGGATTCCCGCATCATTCCCCTGCATGGGGATGCCTGGAACATGCCTTTTGCGGAAGAGTATTTTGACGCCGTGGTGAGCATCGATTCCTACCACTACTTCGGACGCGACGAGAAGTATATGGATTCCCGCCTGGCTCCGCTGGTGAAGCGCGGCGGCCTGATTGCCCTGGCTTTGCCCGGATTGAAGAAGGAACTGACGGGCGGGCTTCCTCCGGAAATGGTCCTTTCCTGGACGGAAGAGGACATGGAAACCATCCGCAGCGCCGGCTGGTGGGCGGAGCTCCTTTCCAAATCCCGTGAGGTGGAACTCCTGTCCGTGCGGGAAATGGACTCTTTTGACGAGTGCTGGGCGGACTGGCTTGCCTGTGATAATTCCTATGCCGTCGGCGACCGCCGGGCCATGGAGGCCGGGGCAGGGAAGTACATGAACTTCATCTCCGTCGTCTGCCGCCGCAAGTAA
- a CDS encoding two-component regulator propeller domain-containing protein yields MQAASVNVPEKLPECPVKFIRGILADSQGAIWAVGERESIYRLDVKNGAYEKSWVNVNYSSSFPRKANFTCIAEDRQGRVWVGTDDCGVAVFNGQGWKMYDRSNALNGEHVYAIAVSPVSGEVAVATSGGVALYDPAGDSWQMLDRSTGMTEDQAASAGFDSRGNLWLAYGFGGVACASRKSGYSQWKVVQAPWFWDKNQFVSQPYQPLGDGLPSNACNVLVCMDKDRILTGTCSGLAFSNGISSWNFVRGRDYARKNNSLYGAAARKTAIPPQGDTRLLSEDFVSALAGNGKEIFVGFRTQGVDVLDADTMKVRKRLRKGLEGTHISDLLVLGDGSVLAGTYGGGLVMVQAGASSYNLDAPEREKEPGFPAEARMEESAKVLKSLEDLGRRGDKGKSIVFKGEDWSTKGDWGGKYGMTRATLCATNAPMSNSEFMAKTVPFRTLTSVPGFPGVTGAVSTYWIQGIMGLNRNKNDALRWWVEKVKDDGNRNVLFDPTDSVRTEAEWDDHGEVYPHYVDGPDIWVAVEVPEGVHEIALYFYNPNGYLRNESRRDYLIEARRHPTTSFIQFQFNNIGDIEIGRKSKNGLALAKSMEQWQSFPVEARARVSRFAGSGVYERFMCRRGGLYLFHVRRNGSFNTILNGVFVSEKIPWETRQPEELPYYVPGEFAGIIPTPGKVNSSIPGEKHKALFKPLYELQYDRKYLTPEGCSLQNRYLLALWREASRQEEQDKYTVDGLQWEARISDEQVRKSFDETMKRSWHQSQIYYPCNRSREFMPNAPGTIPFSLQEVMLMARLRIDWRQYRDDAKTLPEKSVQEMKEYLKQELLKQQKSRRER; encoded by the coding sequence GTGCAGGCCGCCTCTGTCAATGTACCGGAAAAATTACCCGAATGTCCGGTCAAGTTCATCCGGGGAATATTGGCGGACAGCCAGGGAGCCATCTGGGCGGTGGGGGAGCGCGAGAGCATCTACCGTCTGGATGTTAAAAACGGGGCTTATGAGAAGTCATGGGTGAACGTGAATTATTCTTCCAGCTTTCCGCGGAAAGCCAATTTCACCTGCATTGCGGAAGACCGGCAGGGCCGGGTCTGGGTGGGGACGGACGATTGCGGCGTGGCCGTTTTCAATGGGCAGGGATGGAAAATGTATGACCGCAGCAACGCCCTGAATGGAGAGCATGTGTATGCCATTGCCGTTTCCCCTGTTTCCGGGGAAGTGGCCGTGGCCACTTCCGGAGGCGTGGCCTTGTACGATCCCGCCGGCGATTCATGGCAAATGCTGGACCGCTCCACCGGAATGACGGAAGACCAGGCGGCTTCCGCCGGTTTTGATTCCAGAGGGAACCTGTGGCTGGCGTACGGGTTTGGCGGTGTAGCCTGCGCTTCCCGCAAGTCCGGATATTCCCAATGGAAGGTGGTGCAGGCTCCATGGTTCTGGGACAAGAACCAGTTTGTCAGCCAGCCGTATCAGCCGCTTGGCGACGGGCTGCCTTCCAATGCCTGCAATGTTCTGGTTTGCATGGATAAGGACCGGATACTGACGGGAACCTGCTCCGGGCTGGCTTTCAGCAACGGCATCAGTTCCTGGAATTTTGTGCGCGGCAGGGATTATGCCCGCAAGAACAACAGCCTGTATGGAGCCGCTGCAAGAAAGACCGCCATTCCTCCCCAGGGAGATACGCGCCTGTTGTCGGAGGACTTTGTGTCGGCCCTTGCCGGAAACGGAAAGGAAATCTTCGTCGGTTTCCGGACACAGGGGGTGGATGTGCTGGATGCCGATACGATGAAGGTTAGAAAGAGACTGCGGAAAGGACTGGAAGGGACCCATATTTCCGATTTGCTGGTCCTGGGGGACGGCAGCGTGCTGGCGGGGACCTATGGGGGCGGTCTGGTTATGGTGCAGGCGGGCGCCTCATCCTACAACCTGGATGCGCCGGAGCGGGAAAAGGAGCCCGGCTTTCCCGCGGAGGCGCGGATGGAAGAGTCCGCAAAAGTGTTGAAAAGCCTGGAGGATCTGGGACGCCGCGGCGACAAGGGGAAAAGTATTGTTTTCAAGGGAGAGGACTGGTCCACCAAGGGTGACTGGGGCGGCAAGTATGGAATGACGCGCGCCACGCTGTGCGCCACGAATGCCCCCATGAGCAATTCCGAGTTCATGGCCAAGACGGTTCCCTTCCGCACGCTGACGTCGGTTCCGGGATTTCCAGGCGTTACCGGAGCGGTGTCTACCTATTGGATTCAGGGAATCATGGGCCTGAACCGCAACAAGAACGATGCGCTGCGGTGGTGGGTGGAGAAGGTGAAGGACGACGGGAACCGGAATGTTCTTTTTGATCCGACCGATTCCGTCCGGACTGAAGCGGAATGGGACGACCACGGAGAAGTGTATCCGCATTATGTAGACGGGCCGGATATCTGGGTGGCTGTGGAAGTGCCGGAAGGGGTTCATGAAATAGCCCTGTATTTTTATAATCCCAACGGCTACCTTCGGAACGAGTCCAGGCGGGATTACCTGATTGAAGCCAGGCGGCACCCAACCACCTCCTTCATCCAGTTTCAGTTCAACAATATAGGAGATATTGAAATAGGGAGGAAGAGCAAAAATGGGCTGGCGCTTGCCAAGTCCATGGAGCAGTGGCAGTCCTTTCCTGTGGAGGCGCGCGCGCGCGTTTCACGCTTTGCCGGGTCCGGCGTTTACGAGCGGTTCATGTGCAGGCGGGGTGGCCTGTATCTGTTCCATGTCCGCAGGAACGGATCGTTCAATACTATCTTGAACGGAGTGTTTGTGAGTGAAAAAATTCCGTGGGAAACGCGGCAACCGGAAGAACTGCCCTATTATGTGCCCGGAGAATTTGCCGGCATCATTCCTACTCCGGGGAAAGTCAACTCATCCATTCCGGGGGAAAAGCACAAGGCCCTGTTCAAGCCGCTGTATGAGTTGCAGTATGATCGCAAGTACCTGACTCCGGAAGGGTGCAGTCTGCAGAACAGGTATCTTCTTGCCCTGTGGCGGGAGGCTTCCCGGCAGGAGGAACAGGATAAATACACGGTGGACGGCCTGCAGTGGGAGGCCAGGATCAGCGACGAACAGGTGCGGAAGTCATTTGACGAGACGATGAAGCGCTCATGGCACCAGAGCCAGATTTACTATCCGTGCAACCGGTCCAGGGAATTTATGCCGAATGCACCGGGAACCATTCCCTTCTCGCTCCAGGAGGTCATGCTCATGGCGAGACTGCGCATCGACTGGAGGCAATACCGGGACGATGCCAAAACCCTTCCTGAAAAATCCGTCCAAGAGATGAAGGAATACCTGAAACAGGAATTGTTGAAACAACAAAAATCAAGAAGAGAACGATGA
- a CDS encoding PEP-CTERM sorting domain-containing protein: protein MQPHLPHKLAAWVLAASVFGAMASQSQAAGESISINFGSNEGTIPDSSTAGLSSVTGSNWNQFSDASQSTRQALKDNNGAATGADVTWSSKNIWQTSAAPTTGDGQLLKGYLDDGNGINITVSGLDFLTYGVYIYCNTDNGTDFSAKTVNGISYTWNGSSTVTGSSGWGATGTTDQLIEGTNVLYVDGQTASSLTIGSTGNSSGTGTRGCISGIQIVNTYDGAKIAATLDGGTSAWTDSLLGTAAWTDSTASDGTYASIDVTNGPSTLTIAGGETRSTDALVVSGGNLTISGGSLNLTGPGILRVAEGTTLTLSTSLTGNAALDGAGTVIMNGTNSLTSLSGGGNLMLGDNASLSITGDAVSRYTGSLTLGENATITASNPNWTFGGALTMAAANYNANDSWAHNASSLTLTGAGDVEYTFEGGTLIPITHADSTLTVRKTTDSTGSIGANHVSDIAHLMIDAGTVNLTEENTSYTFQTITIGQNAKLSLAAYGTVFENTPSILMKSGSMFEMLNSKSWNNTLVNANITVDAADSGITVAGSLYGDGTELGGTITGEGEILFTHSSSGTNGYTVSSVISDKDADHKLSVRVNKTGSVTLSGNNTYSGGTTITGGTVQTNSATALGQGSVIINGGTLNANSQSLANAITLQQGAVQNFGNASAPKDISVSLTGNATINNSTVVLNNAGNAPMITTGQVLTMTGATTATLNNASLNLTSFNTALVDLQGTSSLTLTGGLTLNLGSDLVFDSLSQTIDLFTLGTGTSFTEPADWDSLLTLTQDGHRLVWDGVTFNDGSLTFTGLAVPEPGTATLGLLGLASLLMRRKRRA from the coding sequence ATGCAACCTCATTTACCGCATAAACTCGCCGCATGGGTTCTTGCAGCCTCCGTCTTCGGGGCCATGGCCTCCCAGTCTCAGGCCGCCGGAGAAAGCATCAGCATCAACTTCGGCTCCAATGAAGGAACCATCCCGGATTCTTCAACCGCCGGACTTTCCTCCGTTACGGGTTCCAACTGGAATCAGTTCAGCGACGCTTCCCAGTCAACCAGACAGGCCCTGAAAGACAACAACGGAGCCGCCACGGGAGCCGACGTCACCTGGTCCAGCAAAAACATCTGGCAGACCAGCGCCGCCCCCACTACCGGGGACGGCCAGTTGCTTAAAGGCTATCTGGACGACGGCAACGGCATCAATATCACGGTCAGCGGCCTCGATTTTCTTACCTACGGTGTCTACATTTACTGCAACACCGACAACGGCACTGACTTTTCCGCCAAAACCGTCAACGGCATCTCCTACACATGGAACGGCTCTTCCACAGTAACCGGCTCCTCGGGCTGGGGCGCCACCGGCACCACGGACCAGCTGATCGAAGGGACAAACGTCCTCTACGTTGATGGACAAACTGCATCCAGTCTCACGATCGGCAGCACGGGCAACAGTTCCGGCACCGGAACGCGCGGATGCATTTCCGGCATCCAAATCGTCAATACCTATGACGGCGCCAAAATTGCCGCCACGCTTGACGGAGGAACTTCCGCCTGGACGGATTCCCTGCTCGGAACGGCCGCCTGGACGGACTCCACGGCCTCTGACGGCACTTATGCCTCCATAGACGTCACCAACGGCCCATCCACGCTCACCATTGCCGGCGGGGAAACCCGCAGCACGGACGCCCTTGTCGTTTCCGGCGGCAATTTGACCATCTCCGGCGGCAGCCTGAATTTGACCGGCCCGGGCATTCTCCGCGTGGCGGAGGGAACAACGCTCACCCTGTCCACTAGCCTGACGGGGAACGCCGCCCTGGACGGAGCAGGCACCGTCATCATGAACGGGACCAATTCCCTGACAAGCCTGTCGGGAGGCGGCAACCTGATGCTGGGCGACAATGCCTCCCTTTCCATCACGGGAGATGCGGTCTCCCGCTATACGGGGTCCCTGACTCTGGGAGAAAACGCTACGATCACGGCATCCAACCCCAACTGGACCTTCGGAGGCGCCCTGACCATGGCCGCCGCCAACTACAATGCCAATGACTCCTGGGCCCACAACGCCTCCTCCCTTACCCTTACCGGCGCCGGGGACGTGGAATACACGTTTGAAGGCGGCACGCTCATCCCCATCACGCATGCGGACAGCACACTGACGGTCCGCAAGACCACGGACAGTACAGGCTCCATTGGTGCCAACCACGTCTCTGACATCGCCCACCTGATGATTGATGCCGGCACGGTCAACCTGACGGAGGAAAACACGAGCTATACATTCCAGACCATCACTATCGGCCAAAATGCAAAGTTGAGCTTGGCGGCTTATGGAACTGTATTCGAGAATACCCCCTCCATCCTGATGAAAAGCGGTTCCATGTTTGAAATGCTTAACAGCAAAAGCTGGAACAACACCCTGGTCAACGCCAACATCACCGTTGACGCCGCAGACTCAGGCATCACGGTCGCAGGCTCTCTGTACGGGGATGGCACCGAGCTGGGAGGCACCATCACGGGAGAAGGAGAAATCCTGTTCACTCACAGTTCGTCAGGCACCAACGGCTACACGGTCTCTTCCGTCATCTCCGACAAGGACGCCGACCACAAACTGAGCGTAAGAGTCAACAAGACGGGGTCTGTCACCCTGTCCGGCAACAATACATACAGCGGCGGCACCACCATCACAGGCGGCACGGTCCAGACCAACTCCGCCACGGCGCTGGGCCAGGGCTCCGTTATCATCAATGGCGGCACGCTGAACGCCAACAGCCAGTCTCTGGCAAACGCCATCACCCTTCAGCAGGGCGCCGTGCAGAACTTCGGCAATGCATCCGCTCCGAAGGACATCTCCGTCAGCCTGACGGGGAACGCAACCATCAACAACTCCACGGTTGTCCTGAACAACGCGGGCAATGCTCCCATGATCACCACCGGGCAGGTCCTGACGATGACGGGAGCCACGACGGCCACGCTGAACAACGCTTCCCTGAATCTCACCAGCTTCAATACGGCGCTGGTCGACCTGCAGGGCACGTCATCCCTCACCCTGACCGGAGGCCTGACGCTCAACCTGGGCAGCGACCTGGTTTTCGATTCCCTCTCCCAGACCATTGACCTCTTCACGCTGGGAACGGGAACCTCCTTCACGGAACCCGCCGACTGGGACTCCCTGCTGACCCTCACCCAGGACGGGCATCGGCTTGTCTGGGACGGCGTCACCTTCAACGACGGCAGCCTGACTTTCACCGGTCTTGCCGTGCCAGAACCCGGTACAGCCACGCTGGGCCTTCTGGGGCTGGCATCCTTGCTGATGCGCCGCAAACGCCGCGCCTGA
- a CDS encoding beta-N-acetylhexosaminidase, which produces MKLTLPACILLFCLPSVFAQEQIIPKPAEITLQKGSPAMLTRNSAIVPDVRDKAFLNRAMQLQQILSEGTELPLPLKTPQDAPKNAANIIIKKDSSLASKGEEAYSIQSSPRGIILSAADPKGIFYATQSLVQMMPVIFHDRNADKSSVQWNISRTPFGIVDYPRFSWRALMIDEARHFFGEKAIKQIIDQMALLKMNILHWHLTDDAGWRIEIKKYPRLTSVGSKRRETETGTWNSGKSDGTPHEGFYTQKQIRDIVQYAARRNITIVPEIEMPGHASAAAVAYPFLSLKTPAEVPTTFIVNTAFDPTSEKTYAFLSDVLDEVVSMFPGKIIHIGGDEVRYDKQWKGVPEIEAFMKKNKLKSLSDVQMHFTNRMSGIIASKGRRMMGWNEIYGHDVNGDGGGKASSKLNTNAVIHFWKGNTDLAKNAIKDGHEVVNSLHSSTYLDYSYGRISLQKAYGFEPIFPGLEEEYHSRVKGLGTQVWTEWIANPERLHYQAFPRTCAFAEVGWTPSGKKDFRDFKKRLKEYSRRMDLMGVKYAGDAITRIDKSDFFNTPHIGTWTPDTLHGQEHSFDVTKLVKTPGKYTVTLLYDKGAHAIEIKSVALYEGEKEIVRDAHVGRSGSKQENIQYILNVPEARQGASYTVKARFKGTGGNDSHGTVYLEAP; this is translated from the coding sequence ATGAAATTAACCCTGCCGGCCTGCATTCTGCTCTTCTGTCTTCCCTCCGTCTTTGCGCAGGAGCAGATCATCCCGAAACCGGCGGAAATCACGCTTCAAAAGGGTTCCCCGGCCATGCTGACCCGGAATTCCGCAATCGTACCCGACGTCCGGGACAAGGCGTTCCTGAACAGGGCCATGCAGCTGCAACAAATATTGAGCGAAGGAACAGAACTTCCCCTTCCTCTGAAAACGCCGCAGGACGCGCCAAAAAACGCCGCCAATATCATCATTAAAAAAGACTCCTCCCTGGCATCGAAAGGAGAGGAAGCCTATTCCATCCAATCCTCCCCCCGTGGAATCATTCTTTCTGCGGCAGATCCGAAAGGCATTTTCTACGCCACCCAAAGCCTGGTCCAGATGATGCCCGTCATTTTCCACGACCGGAATGCGGACAAATCCTCCGTGCAATGGAACATTTCCCGGACGCCGTTCGGAATCGTGGACTATCCCCGCTTCTCCTGGCGTGCGCTGATGATCGACGAGGCCCGCCATTTCTTCGGTGAAAAAGCCATCAAGCAAATCATTGACCAGATGGCCCTGCTGAAAATGAACATTCTGCACTGGCACCTGACAGACGATGCTGGATGGCGCATTGAAATCAAAAAATACCCGCGCCTTACCTCCGTCGGTTCCAAACGCAGGGAAACGGAAACAGGAACGTGGAACAGCGGCAAATCGGACGGTACGCCGCATGAAGGATTTTACACCCAGAAGCAGATCAGGGACATCGTGCAGTATGCGGCCCGGCGCAACATCACCATCGTTCCGGAAATCGAAATGCCGGGGCATGCCAGCGCGGCTGCCGTCGCCTATCCCTTCCTGAGCCTGAAAACTCCCGCGGAAGTGCCCACCACCTTCATCGTCAACACGGCTTTTGACCCAACCTCGGAAAAAACCTATGCCTTCCTGTCCGACGTACTGGACGAAGTCGTCTCCATGTTTCCCGGTAAAATCATCCACATCGGCGGGGATGAAGTGCGCTACGACAAGCAGTGGAAAGGAGTGCCGGAAATTGAGGCGTTCATGAAGAAAAACAAGTTGAAAAGCCTTTCCGACGTCCAGATGCACTTCACCAACCGCATGTCCGGCATCATTGCCAGCAAAGGACGCCGCATGATGGGCTGGAATGAAATCTACGGTCATGACGTCAACGGGGACGGCGGAGGCAAAGCCAGCTCCAAGCTGAACACAAACGCCGTCATCCACTTCTGGAAAGGCAATACAGACCTGGCTAAAAACGCCATCAAAGACGGGCATGAAGTCGTCAATTCCCTCCACAGCTCCACTTACCTTGATTACAGCTACGGCAGAATTTCCCTGCAAAAGGCATACGGCTTCGAGCCTATTTTCCCCGGCCTGGAGGAAGAATACCATTCCAGGGTCAAGGGACTGGGGACACAGGTATGGACGGAATGGATTGCCAATCCCGAACGCCTGCACTACCAGGCATTCCCCCGGACCTGCGCCTTCGCGGAGGTAGGCTGGACACCTTCCGGTAAGAAAGACTTCCGGGACTTTAAAAAACGCTTGAAGGAATATAGCAGGCGCATGGACCTGATGGGCGTCAAGTACGCTGGAGATGCCATCACCCGAATAGACAAGTCCGACTTTTTCAATACGCCGCACATCGGCACATGGACGCCTGACACCCTGCATGGGCAGGAACACTCATTCGACGTCACCAAACTGGTCAAGACTCCCGGAAAATACACCGTCACCCTGCTGTATGACAAGGGCGCCCACGCCATTGAAATCAAATCCGTGGCCCTGTATGAAGGCGAGAAGGAAATTGTCCGGGACGCTCATGTAGGCAGGAGCGGCTCCAAGCAGGAAAACATCCAGTACATCCTGAATGTTCCGGAAGCCAGGCAGGGGGCTTCCTACACGGTCAAAGCCAGATTCAAGGGCACTGGAGGCAATGACTCACACGGCACAGTTTACCTTGAGGCTCCCTAA
- a CDS encoding sigma 54-interacting transcriptional regulator — protein MNKSPDLEMIVLQEISSAIVNERNGTVLLQHILDILYRRMKMLRGTFTIRHGNNLMIEASHGLDEQEMKRGHYHVGEGITGHVAETGRPHVIEDISRDRRFLNRTRTRKSGEKVAFICVPIIHLQQVIGTLSIDRSVDAETDLERDLKLMQIVGNIVGDALAACLQAHEEREALMAENEKLRELLTSNPGELIGNCRPMLQVYEQIRQVAPSDATVLIRGSSGTGKELVARAVVNLSARKDKPLITMNCAAMPENLLESELFGHEKGSFTGATSRRIGRAEAADGGTLFLDEIGDLSLQMQVKLLRFLQEKTFSRVGSNRELHSDVRFIAATSRNLEELMTENKFREDLYYRLNIFPIVMPDLVQRKGDIMLLAEHFLSKFNLKYGKHITRLSTPAINMLMAYHWPGNVRELENCVERAVITAQDDCIYGYNLPASLQMPSSDAPNSRGGEEQADLPTMVDSFERELIVAALKRSPGNMSAAARELGISPRVLHYKMHRLGLQKL, from the coding sequence ATGAACAAGTCTCCCGATTTGGAAATGATCGTGTTGCAGGAGATCAGTTCTGCAATCGTCAACGAGCGCAACGGAACGGTTCTGTTGCAGCATATCCTTGATATTCTTTACCGCCGCATGAAGATGCTGCGCGGCACCTTCACCATCCGCCACGGGAACAACCTGATGATCGAAGCTTCCCACGGGCTGGACGAACAGGAAATGAAGCGTGGCCACTACCACGTGGGCGAAGGCATTACGGGCCATGTAGCGGAAACGGGCCGCCCCCACGTGATCGAGGATATTTCCCGGGACCGCAGGTTCCTGAACCGCACACGCACCCGCAAAAGCGGGGAAAAGGTGGCGTTCATCTGCGTGCCCATTATTCATTTGCAGCAGGTGATCGGTACCTTGAGCATTGACCGTTCCGTTGATGCGGAGACGGATCTGGAGCGGGACTTGAAGCTGATGCAGATTGTGGGGAACATTGTAGGGGATGCCCTGGCGGCATGCCTCCAGGCCCACGAGGAAAGGGAGGCCCTGATGGCGGAAAACGAAAAGCTGCGCGAATTGCTGACGAGCAATCCCGGCGAGCTGATAGGGAATTGCCGCCCCATGCTCCAGGTGTATGAGCAGATACGGCAGGTGGCCCCCAGCGACGCCACGGTATTGATCCGCGGCAGTTCCGGAACGGGGAAGGAACTGGTGGCACGCGCCGTGGTGAATCTGAGCGCCAGGAAGGACAAGCCGCTGATTACGATGAATTGCGCCGCCATGCCGGAGAATCTGCTGGAAAGCGAATTGTTCGGGCATGAAAAAGGGTCTTTCACAGGAGCCACCAGCCGCCGCATTGGCCGCGCGGAGGCCGCGGATGGAGGAACCCTCTTCCTGGATGAAATCGGGGATTTGAGCCTGCAAATGCAGGTGAAGCTACTGCGCTTTTTGCAGGAGAAGACTTTTTCCCGCGTGGGCAGCAACCGGGAACTGCATTCCGACGTGCGCTTCATTGCCGCAACCAGCCGGAATTTGGAAGAGCTGATGACGGAAAACAAATTCCGTGAAGACTTGTATTACCGCCTGAATATTTTCCCCATCGTGATGCCGGACCTGGTCCAGCGCAAGGGGGACATCATGCTGCTTGCGGAGCATTTCCTTTCCAAGTTCAACCTCAAGTACGGCAAGCATATCACGCGCCTTTCCACCCCGGCAATCAACATGCTCATGGCCTACCACTGGCCGGGCAACGTCCGGGAGCTGGAGAATTGCGTGGAGCGCGCCGTCATCACGGCGCAGGACGACTGCATTTACGGCTACAATCTGCCCGCCTCCCTCCAGATGCCCAGCAGCGACGCTCCGAATTCCCGCGGAGGGGAGGAACAGGCTGATTTGCCTACGATGGTAGATTCCTTTGAACGGGAATTGATTGTGGCCGCGCTGAAGCGCTCCCCGGGCAACATGTCCGCGGCGGCCCGGGAACTGGGCATTTCTCCGCGGGTACTCCATTACAAGATGCACAGGCTGGGCCTGCAAAAGTTATGA
- a CDS encoding chloride channel protein has translation MKPSSSDPQAPPGTVWYGWILNLFHHLKVGESQVTFMWAVLVGIVGASMSMCFEWLVEFIQWLLTGIWSDSRVGVFSLLEPEWRIAVPAIGGLVAGFILLFVKRRMPGQAMEYMEALAIGNGLIKVRASSLKVLSAAWSIASGAAIGKEGPIIQSSALIASAVGQKLHVSIPRLRLLVGCGAAAGFTTAFHAPFSGCLFVSEIIIGTVSMDILAPLLIASCTGFLMLHLLGDPSPLYSSPFESFTMFSQSLWCVALGVLAAVAAKGWVALLDVSNKYLNGRQSLLPVRLLAAGLLVGVLACFYPEVVGNGQALITGLVHEDYGTQEALILLAVKVSAVAVVFGCGTVGGAMTPTLFVGSMVGFIFSTLMNLMGMEGNHAVAYAMVGMAAFFATAAQAPLTALVMVVEFSMSGQMIYPLLIGVVSAYGTSKLIRARSMYAASLSGSTASVVNLPMAQVHVHDLARHVVPQVLPEASLEEVSSLMLKNPGDLIFVVKQDGTYLGTIYPGDVPGIRKKWNPGPGGNLPSAGNLIRPGAPVLDGNTHLTDALKLFEQDHLSAAAVVCQADGHLDGVLYRTALFQVITEMMKRESSGAEPI, from the coding sequence ATGAAACCGTCTTCCTCCGATCCTCAGGCTCCTCCCGGTACAGTCTGGTATGGATGGATTTTAAACTTGTTCCATCACTTGAAGGTGGGGGAGAGCCAGGTGACTTTCATGTGGGCGGTGCTGGTAGGGATCGTCGGCGCCAGCATGTCCATGTGCTTTGAATGGCTGGTGGAGTTTATTCAATGGCTTCTCACGGGCATTTGGTCGGATTCCAGGGTGGGCGTTTTTTCCCTTCTGGAACCGGAATGGAGGATTGCCGTTCCGGCCATCGGTGGTCTGGTAGCCGGGTTCATTCTTTTGTTCGTGAAGAGAAGAATGCCGGGACAGGCCATGGAATACATGGAGGCCCTGGCCATAGGAAACGGGCTGATCAAGGTCAGGGCTTCTTCCCTGAAAGTTCTGTCCGCCGCATGGAGCATTGCTTCCGGAGCGGCTATCGGCAAGGAAGGTCCCATTATCCAGTCTTCCGCCCTGATCGCCTCCGCTGTGGGACAGAAGCTCCATGTTTCCATTCCCCGTCTGCGCCTGTTGGTGGGGTGCGGCGCGGCGGCTGGTTTCACCACGGCGTTCCACGCTCCTTTTTCCGGCTGCCTGTTCGTGAGCGAGATCATCATTGGAACGGTGAGCATGGATATTCTGGCCCCTCTTCTGATTGCCTCCTGCACCGGTTTCCTGATGCTGCACCTGCTGGGAGATCCCTCGCCCCTTTACAGTTCTCCGTTTGAGAGCTTCACGATGTTTTCCCAGTCCCTGTGGTGCGTGGCGCTGGGAGTGCTGGCCGCCGTGGCGGCCAAGGGCTGGGTGGCCCTGCTGGATGTGTCCAACAAGTATTTGAACGGACGCCAGTCCCTGCTGCCCGTGCGTCTGCTGGCCGCCGGGCTGCTGGTGGGCGTTCTGGCCTGCTTTTACCCGGAAGTGGTGGGCAACGGGCAGGCTCTGATTACGGGACTGGTGCATGAGGATTACGGGACGCAGGAGGCGCTGATTCTGCTGGCGGTGAAGGTGAGCGCCGTGGCGGTGGTGTTTGGCTGCGGTACCGTGGGCGGGGCGATGACGCCCACCCTGTTTGTCGGGAGCATGGTAGGGTTTATTTTCAGCACCCTGATGAATCTCATGGGCATGGAGGGCAATCACGCTGTGGCGTATGCCATGGTGGGCATGGCTGCCTTTTTTGCCACGGCGGCCCAGGCCCCGCTGACGGCGCTGGTAATGGTGGTGGAGTTTTCCATGAGCGGCCAGATGATTTACCCGCTGCTGATTGGCGTGGTGAGCGCCTACGGAACCAGCAAACTGATCCGGGCGCGTTCCATGTACGCCGCCAGCCTGTCCGGAAGCACCGCCTCCGTGGTGAACCTGCCCATGGCGCAGGTTCATGTGCATGATCTGGCGCGGCATGTGGTGCCGCAGGTGCTTCCGGAAGCTTCTCTGGAAGAAGTTTCCTCCCTGATGCTGAAGAATCCGGGGGATTTGATTTTCGTGGTGAAGCAGGACGGTACCTACCTGGGGACCATTTATCCGGGCGATGTGCCGGGTATCCGGAAGAAGTGGAACCCCGGTCCTGGCGGGAATCTTCCGTCCGCGGGGAACCTGATCCGTCCGGGCGCTCCCGTGCTGGACGGGAATACACACCTGACGGATGCCCTCAAGCTGTTTGAGCAGGACCATCTGTCCGCTGCCGCCGTCGTGTGCCAGGCGGACGGCCATCTGGATGGCGTGCTGTACCGTACGGCCCTGTTCCAGGTGATTACGGAAATGATGAAACGGGAGTCTTCCGGGGCGGAACCTATTTGA